The Salvia miltiorrhiza cultivar Shanhuang (shh) chromosome 1, IMPLAD_Smil_shh, whole genome shotgun sequence genome has a window encoding:
- the LOC130993184 gene encoding uncharacterized protein LOC130993184: protein MEALSTTTAAAAAVTLPMFSPDKFRDPSSRRLVRFSTSAKSDRNSRNGNGEPDLKPDSSASGLVPILSNHTLSKDAAMGLVLSAANVRGWTTGSGMEGPSSPTGSGHNSGMERVSTFPWSLFTKSPRRRMRVAFTCNVCGQRTTRAINPHAYTDGTVFVQCCGCNVFHKLVDNLNLFHEMKCYVDPSFNPNPIDGMSFKFLDMDEGKDDDIFPLI from the exons ATGGAGGCCCTCTCCACCacaaccgccgccgccgccgcagtaACGCTACCGATGTTCTCCCCTGATAAATTCAGAGACCCTTCTTCCCGGAGACTTGTGcgcttctccacctccgccaaAA GTGATAGAAATAGCCGTAACGGTAACGGCGAGCCCGATCTCAAGCCCGATTCTTCCGCCTCCGGACTCGTTCCGATCCTGAGTAATCACACGCTTTCAAAG GATGCGGCGATGGGGCTGGTTCTGAGCGCGGCCAATGTGAGGGGATGGACAACCGGGTCGGGTATGGAAGGCCCATCATCGCCGACCGGGTCGGGCCACAATTCCGGCATGGAGCGTGTCTCCACTTTCCCATGGTCACTCTTCACGAAATCGCCGCGGCGCCGGATGCGCGTGGCATTCACGTGCAACGTCTGTGGCCAGCGCACCACACGGGCGATCAACCCACATGCCTATACCGACGGCACCGTCTTTGTTCAG TGTTGCGGATGCAATGTATTCCATAAGCTGGTGGACAATTTGAATCTGTTCCACGAGATGAAGTGCTACGTTGATCCGAGCTTCAATCCGAACCCTATTGATGGTATGAGCTTCAAGTTTTTGGACATGGACGAGGGCAAGGATGATGATATCTTTCCGCTCATATGA
- the LOC130993285 gene encoding plastocyanin-like: protein MAAITSAAVAIPSFTGLKAGAASAAKPAAVRMAPPRVGARASLKDLGLAMAATAATAVIAGNALALEVTLGSDDGGLVFIPQNFEVAAGEEIVFKNNAGFPHNVVFDEDEVPAGVDVAKISMSEEDLLNAKGETYAVKLTAPGTYSFYCSPHQGAGMVGKVTVK from the coding sequence atGGCCGCCATCACCTCCGCCGCCGTCGCCATCCCCTCCTTCACCGGGCTGAAGGCCGGCGCCGCCTCGGCCGCGAAGCCCGCCGCCGTCCGCATGGCCCCCCCGAGGGTCGGCGCGAGGGCGTCCCTGAAGGACTTGGGGCTGGCAATGGCGGCGACTGCCGCGACGGCCGTGATCGCCGGAAACGCGCTGGCCCTGGAGGTGACCCTGGGGAGCGACGACGGCGGGCTGGTATTCATCCCGCAGAACTTCGAGGTGGCGGCGGGGGAGGAGATCGTGTTCAAGAACAACGCGGGGTTCCCCCACAACGTGGTGTTCGACGAGGACGAGGTGCCCGCGGGCGTGGACGTGGCGAAGATCTCGATGTCGGAGGAGGACCTCCTCAACGCCAAGGGCGAGACCTACGCCGTGAAGCTGACGGCGCCGGGAACCTACTCCTTCTACTGCTCGCCTCACCAAGGGGCCGGCATGGTCGGAAAAGTCACCGTCAAATAG
- the LOC130992185 gene encoding phospholipase D delta-like — protein sequence MAGEGAGNNAVVVCLHGDLELEIIEARCLPNMDLISERLRRFLTAFDCRRPFATHSRHDRYHHRKIITSDPYVTVSLGGAVVARTRVLANSQDPVWEEQFKIPLAHPVSQVDFQVKDNDVFGADLIGVASVAAERIASRELVDEWFPIIGSYGKPPKHDCAIRLRLKFTPCQENRLYQAGISGDYGLKESYFPRRHGGKVTLYQDAHVMDGMLPDIKLDNGSNFEHDKCWEDICHAILEAHHLVYVVGWSIFHKVRLVREPTRPLPNGGNLTLGDLLKYKSQEGVRVLLLVWDDKTSHSKFFIETEGVMQTHDEETRKFFKHSSVTCVLAPRYASSKLSIFKQQVVGTLYTHHQKCVIVDSQGHGNNRKITAFLGGLDLCDGRYDTPQHRLFGDLDTVFKDDFHNPTFPPGKKAPRQPWHDLHCKIEGPAAYDVLMNFEQRWRKATKWAEFGRRFKKISRWHDDALIKIERISWINSPSQNVPSDHPSLWVSEEDDPENWHVQVFRSIDSGSLKGFPKNVHEAKKQNLVCAKNLVIDKSIQMAYIQAIRAAQHSIYIENQYFIGSSFAWPNYKSAGADNLIPIELALKIASKIKAKERFTVYVVIPMWPEGVPSSASVQEILYWQGQTMQMMYDIIASEIKAAQIDTHPTDYLNFYCLGNREDHIEEEEPNELPAKKYGRFMIYVHAKGMVVDDEYVIIGSANINQRSMAGSRDTEIAMGAYQPHYTWSKRKEHPCGQVYGYRMSLWAEHLGTIKDCFKRPESLECVRHVNSVAEDNWRRYTRAQFTPLQGHILKYPVRIDSNGKVKPLPGQETFPDVGGKVLGAPSSLPDALTT from the exons ATGGCGGGCGAGGGTGCCGGAAACAACGCTGTCGTCGTCTGCCTCCACGGCGACCTCGAGCTGGAAATCATAGAAGCTCGGTGCCTGCCGAATATGGATTTGATCTCGGAGCGCCTCCGCCGCTTCCTCACTGCATTCGACTGCCGCAGGCCGTTCGCCACCCACAGCCGCCACGATCGCTACCACCACCGCAAGATCATCACCAGCGACCCCTACGTCACCGTCAGCCTCGGCGGCGCCGTCGTCGCCCGCACCCGCGTCCTCGCCAATTCGCAGGATCCGGTTTGGGAGGAACAGTTTAAGATACCCTTAGCTCATCCGGTTTCTCAG GTAGACTTCCAAGTGAAGGACAACGACGTGTTTGGAGCCGATCTCATCGGTGTTGCTTCTGTGGCAGCTGAGAGAATTGCTTCACGGGAGCTGGTAGATGAATGGTTCCCGATTATAGGATCATATGGGAAGCCTCCAAAACACGATTGTGCGATTAGGTTGCGGTTGAAGTTCACCCCCTGCCAAGAAAACCGCCTTTACCAAGCCGGCATTTCAGGGGATTACGGCTTGAAGGAGAGTTACTTCCCAAGGCGGCATGGAGGGAAGGTGACGCTCTACCAAGACGCGCATGTGATGGATGGGATGCTGCCCGACATCAAGCTGGATAATGGGAGTAACTTTGAGCACGATAAGTGTTGGGAGGACATATGCCACGCGATACTTGAGGCGCACCACTTGGTGTATGTTGTCGGCTGGTCGATTTTTCATAAGGTGAGGCTGGTGAGGGAGCCTACTAGGCCATTGCCTAATGGTGGCAACTTGACTTTGGGGGATTTACTGAAATACAAATCTCAAGAAGGGGTGAGGGTGTTGCTGTTGGTGTGGGATGACAAGACTTCCCACAGCAAGTTCTTTATTGAAACG GAAGGAGTGATGCAAACTCATGATGAAGAAACTCGGAAGTTTTTCAAGCACTCCTCTGTTACATGTGTTCTGGCCCCGCGTTACGCGAGCAGTAAGCTTAGCATTTTCAAGCAACAG GTTGTCGGAACTCTTTATACTCACCATCAGAAATGTGTGATTGTTGATAGTCAAGGCCATGGCAATAACCGAAAGATAACTGCATTTCTTGGTGGTCTAGACTTGTGTGATGGAAGATATGATACTCCTCAGCACCGGTTATTTGGTGATCTTGACACAGTCTTTAAGGATGATTTTCATAATCCTACATTTCCT CCAGGAAAGAAGGCTCCGCGACAACCATGGCACGATTTACATTGCAAAATCGAAGGGCCAGCTGCTTATGATGTGCTCATGAACTTTGAGCAAAGGTGGAGAAAAGCCACTAAATGGGCTGAGTTTGGAAGGCGGTTCAAAAAAATATCGCGTTGGCATGATGATGCTTTGATTAAGATTGAACGTATTTCGTGGATAAATAGTCCCTCCCAAAATGTTCCAAGTGACCATCCTTCATTATGGGTTTCCGAGGAAGATGATCCAGAAAACTGGCACGTTCAG GTTTTCCGATCTATAGATTCAGGATCACTTAAAGGATTTCCCAAAAATGTCCATGAGGCTAAGAAACAA AACCTAGTATGTGCCAAGAATTTGGTCATCGATAAAAGCATTCAAATGGCCTATATCCAGGCGATAAGAGCTGCTCAACACTCTATATATATCGAAAATCAATATTTCATTGGATCATCCTTTGCTTGGCCAAACTACAAAAGCGCAG GCGCGGACAATTTAATTCCTATTGAACTCGCACTAAAGATTGCCAGTAAAATAAAGGCGAAAGAGAGATTTACTGTATACGTTGTCATCCCCATGTGGCCAGAGGGTGTTCCTAGTAGTGCCTCTGTACAAGAAATTCTTTACTGGCAG GGGCAAACAATGCAGATGATGTACGATATCATTGCTTCAGAAATCAAGGCCGCCCAAATTGACACGCACCCAACTGACTATCTGAATTTCTATTGTCTTGGCAATCGTGAAGATCACATTGAAGAAGAGGAGCCAAAT GAATTACCTGCAAAGAAATACGGGCGGTTCATGATATACGTGCATGCCAAGGGAATGGTAGTGGATGACGAGTATGTGATCATTGGTTCGGCCAACATCAACCAACGCTCTATGGCTGGTTCGAGAGATACGGAGATAGCCATGGGCGCTTATCAGCCTCACTACACCTGGAGTAAGAGAAAGGAACATCCATGTGGCCAG GTATATGGATATAGAATGTCACTCTGGGCAGAGCACCTAGGAACCATCAAGGATTGCTTCAAGAGACCCGAGAGCTTGGAGTGCGTTAGGCATGTGAATAGCGTGGCAGAAGACAACTGGAGGCGATACACGAGAGCGCAATTCACTCCATTACAAGGCCACATCCTCAAATATCCAGTGAGAATAGATTCCAACGGAAAGGTAAAGCCTTTGCCCGGACAGGAGACCTTCCCGGACGTCGGTGGTAAAGTGCTAGGCGCGCCGAGCAGCCTGCCTGATGCATTGACTACTTAA